The proteins below come from a single Falco rusticolus isolate bFalRus1 chromosome 18, bFalRus1.pri, whole genome shotgun sequence genomic window:
- the RPL23 gene encoding LOW QUALITY PROTEIN: 60S ribosomal protein L23 (The sequence of the model RefSeq protein was modified relative to this genomic sequence to represent the inferred CDS: inserted 1 base in 1 codon; deleted 1 base in 1 codon), protein MSKRGRGGSPVPSSHIPRSPGGAVINCADNTGAKNLYIISVKGIKGRLNRLPAAGVGDMVMATVKKGXPELRKKVHPAVVIRQRKSYRRKDGVFLYFEDNAGVIVNNKGEMKGSAITGPVAKECADLWPRIASNAGSIA, encoded by the exons ATGTCCAAGCGAG GACGCGGCGGTTCTCCGGTGCCAAGTTCGCATATCCCTCGGTCTCCCGGTGGAGCTGTGATCAACTGCGCCGACAACACGG GTGCCAAGAACCTGTACATCATCTCCGTGAAGGGGATCAAGGGACGCCTGAACAGGCTGCCGGCAGCCGGCGTGGGTGACATGGTGATGGCCACCGTCAAGAAAG AACCAGAGCTGAGGAAGAAGG tcCATCCGGCGGTGGTAATTCGGCAGCGAAAATCGTACAGGAGG AAAGACGGGGTGTTCCTCTATTTTGAAGACAACGCAGGAGTGATAGTAAATAATAAAGGTGAAATGAAAG GCTCTGCAATCACAGGCCCTGTGGCTAAGGAGTGTGCGGATCTGTGGCCCAGGATCGCCTCCAATGCAGGAAGCATTGCATGA
- the CWC25 gene encoding LOW QUALITY PROTEIN: pre-mRNA-splicing factor CWC25 homolog (The sequence of the model RefSeq protein was modified relative to this genomic sequence to represent the inferred CDS: deleted 2 bases in 1 codon), with amino-acid sequence MGGGDLNLKKSWHPQTLRNVEKVWKAEQKHEAERKKIEELQRELQEERAREEMQRYAEDMGTVRKREEKLEWMYQGPGGMVNREEYLMGRPVDKYVFEKTEDKDAGCSNETGLLPGSIFAKTGANSVLDMANKIREDPLFMIRKREEEKKREVLNNPVKMKKIKELLQNSLDKKEKKKKKEKKKKHKKHRRRSSSSESDSSDEERSKNKSQKRMNSSSWKLAFQSPGYGLQVRDADQSHRSRSSPAAGQERASHKHRHRSRSRSQSHSPQRRSSKKNSEQSGCRGSRSPSRHSKQHSREEKGRARSPSPKKSYRRQHTPGYTRKISPEELERKRQEMMENAKWREEERANNLRKHRKEEELERELEKLDSRDGKFFNRLKLESASTSTLEDRVKRNIYSLQRTPAALEKNFMQR; translated from the exons ATGGGGGGAGGCGACCTG AACCTGAAGAAGAGCTGGCACCCCCAGACGCTGCGCAATGTTGAGAAGGTGTGGAAAGCCGAGCAGAAGCATGAAGCCGAGCGGAAGAAGATCGAGGAGCTGCAgcgggagctgcaggaggagcgAGCGCGGGAGGAGATGCAGCGATATGCTGAGGATATGGGCACTGTCAG gaaaagagaagagaagctGGAATGGATGTACCAGGGTCCTGGTGGCATGGTGAACAGAGAAGAATATCTTATGGGTCGCCCCGTGGACAAATATGTCTTTGAGAAGACAGAAGACAAGGATGCGGGCTGTTCCAATGAGACAGGACTTCTCCCAGGCTCCATTTTTGCCAAGACGGGTGCCAATTCGGTCCTGGATATGGCAAACAAAATCCGGGAGGATCCACTTTTCATGATAAG aaagagggaggaggaaaagaagagagaagttTTGAATAATCctgttaaaatgaagaaaatcaaagaattG CTGCAAAACAGTTTagataaaaaagagaaaaagaagaagaaagagaagaagaagaagcaCAAGAAACATCGACGTCGCAGTTCTAGCAGTGAAAGTGACAGCAGTGATGAGGAGCGAAGCAAAAATAA gTCTCAGAAGAGGATGAACAGTTCCTCCTGGAAACTTGCT TTCCAAAGTCCAGGATACGGTTTACAA GTTAGAGACGCAGACCAGAGCCACAGGTCTCGGAGCTCTCCAGCTGCCGGCCAGGAACGGGCCTCCCACAAGCACCGGCATCGCTCCAGGTCCAGGAGCCAATCCCACTCTCCTCAGAGACGCTCTAGCAAGAAGAATTCCGAACAATCTGGATGCAGGGGGTCAAGATCTCCTTCTAGACACAGTAAACA ACATAGTcgggaggagaaagggagagctAGAAGCCCTTCCCCTAAAAAGAGCTATCGACGCCAGCATACTCCAGGTTACACAAG AAAGATCTCGCCAGAGGAACTAGAGCGTAAACGCCAGGAAATGATGGAAAATGCCAAGTGGCGGGAAGAGGAGAGAGCAAACAACCTCAGGAAACACCgaaaggaggaggagctggagagggaacTGGAGAAACTCGACTCCCGAGATGGAAAGTTCTTCAA TCGCTTAAAACTGGAGAGTGCATCTACTTCCACCCTAGAAGATCGAGTGAAACGAAACATCTACTCCCTTCAGAGGACTCCtgctgccttggaaaaaaactttatgCAGAGATGA